One window of the Eucalyptus grandis isolate ANBG69807.140 chromosome 8, ASM1654582v1, whole genome shotgun sequence genome contains the following:
- the LOC104414058 gene encoding uncharacterized protein LOC104414058, giving the protein MAGVLEKFLLASMFMWLIPIAVLYGFNHNLFPGSSDLSPHSLTLWSGLLAVISVNVVIGFYIYLAMKEPSDKHEPDPAFLAQARASIQKPIESTEGPSQPREKDE; this is encoded by the exons ATGGCTGGAGTTTTAGAGAAATTCTTACTGGCATCAATGTTTATGTGGTTGATTCCCATTGCAGTTTTATATGGTTTCAACCATAATCTATttccag GTTCAAGCGATTTATCTCCTCATTCTCTGACACTGTGGAGTGGATTACTTGCTGTTATATCAGTCAATGTTGTGATTGGGTTCTATATATACTTGGCAATGAAGGAGCCCTCAGATAAGCATGAACCAGATCCTGCATTTCTTGCGCAGGCAAGAGCTAGCATCCAAAAGCCTATAGAATCGACTGAAGGTCCCTCTCAACCACGTGAAAAGGACGAGTAG